ATATCAACATGGCAGCCTTTATAATCAATATTGGGTTGGAAGACTGCGACATCACAGGATCTCGTCAAGTGGGGGCGCTTGCGGGACATGTTTACAACACCAACATCGCCAAGTGTTATGCCAAGGGTACCGTTACAGGCAACGGTAACGAAGCTGAAGCTATCGGTGGACTCGTAGGAAAGACAGAGCGAGGCAAAATCAACGACTCTTACGCTGCGGTCAGCGTCACGGTGGATGGCAACTCTTCACAGTTGGTTGGCGGACTCGTGGGATTGAACGTATCATGTAGAATTACCAACTGCTTTGCAACAGGTACCGTTACAGGCAATGGTGACAATGCCCAATTTTTCGGCGGATTCCTAGGAACGGACGGATTTGGTACAATTGCCAACTGCTCTGCAACAGGTACCGTTACAGGCAATGGTGACAATGCCCAATTTTTCGGCGGATTCGCAGGATACAGTTCCTTTAGTAATATCACCGACTGCTACGCCGAGGGCGGGGTCATAGTGGGCTACGCTTCTAAGTCTATGGGCGGATTCCTAGGAATGAACGAACACAATACCGTCACCGGCTGTTACGCTACCGGCAATATCACGGCTGGTCCGTTATGCGAATCCATCGGCGGACTCGCTGGAAAGAACAACCTCGGCGAGATCACCGACTGCTATGCCGAGGGAAATATTTCGGCAGGCAACTCGTCCTCATACCTTGGCGGGCTTATGGGCTACAACGACAATACCGTCACCGGCTGTTACGCTACCGGCAATATCACGGCTGGTCAGTTTTGCAAATCCATCGGCGGACTCGTTGGATATTCCAGTAACAACGGCGAAATCTCAGGATGCTACGCCAAGGGCGACGTCACGGCAGGTAATTATTCCGAATTCATGGGCGGACTCGTTGGGTCCAACCTCGGAAGCACAATTATTAACAGCTATGCAAGGGGAAAGGTCGACGGAACCCAAAATATCGGCGGGCTCATAGGAAACAACACGGGAACGATCAGCAACTGCTATGCAACCGGAAGAGTCAACGGAACCCAAAATATCGGCGGACTCATAGGAAACAACACGAAAACGATCAGCAACTGCTATTGGGACGTGCAAAGTACCGGACGGGCTTCCAGCGCCGGCGGTGTAGGTCTCACGACGAAAAAGATGACCTCTCCTCATGATAGCACCGCCTATGTAAACTGGGACTTTACAACTATCTGGGCAGAGGATAAATCACATGCTGCCAACAGCGGTTATCCTTATTTGCAAGCACTTCCAATGCCGGCTGTAATTTCGTCCATTGAAGACCTACAGAAAATTGGTAATGACGCCGCGTGGCGTTTGGACGGCAACTATGTCCTTGCCAACGATATTGACGCAAGTGCCACAGTGAATTGGAACGGAGGAAAAGGCTTCAAACCGCTGGGCTCGTTTAATGCTACTGCCTTCACGGGCAGCTTTGACGGACAAGGGCATGTCATTACCGGATTGACCATAAATCGACCTGACCAAGAACAAGTGGGCCTTTTTGGCTTTATTAAGGATCCAGCCTCCATCAACAATCTAGGCTTGGAAGACTGTGATATTTCCGGTTACCAGGATGTCGGCGGACTCGTAGGGTGGAACTGGCGCGGCACGATCACCAACTGCTACGCCGCGGGCACGGTTACAGCAGGCGCAAAATCTGTGATCATAGGCGGATTCGTGGGATATAACTACATCGGTACGATCACCAACTGCTACGCCATGAGCACGGTTACAGCAGGCGTAGAATCCGAGTTCATAGGCGGATTCGCGGGGGGAAACTACAAGGGTACGATCACCAACTGCTACGCCATGGGTGTCGTCACTGCGGGTAAAGGCTCCCAAAAGACCGGAGGATTCGTGGGCGCGAACAACTCCGGTACCATCACCAACTGTTATACCGCGGGCGACGTCACAGGGGGCGATAGTTCTTCGAGTATCGGCGGACTCGTCGGTTGGAATAACAGCCAGATTAACAACTCCTACGCCGAGAGCAAGATCACAGGGGGCGATAGTTCTTGGGAGATGGGCGGGCTCTTGGGACGGAACGACGACGGCGGTATGGTCATAGACTGCTATGCCACGGGCACGGTCACAGGGGGCGATAGTTCCGAAGCCATGGGCGGACTCGTGGGACGGAACGACGACGGCGGTATGGTCATAGACTGCTATGCCACGGGCACGATCACGTCAGGTGTTTGGTCCGAATTCATTGGCGGACTCGTGGGCAGCCACTCCAACGGCGAGATCGCGGGCTGCTACGCAACAGGCGAGCTTAAAGCAGGCGAAGATTCCGGGGAGATGGGCGGACTCGTTGGATATTCCAGTAACAACGGCAAAATCACCAACTCCTACGCCACGGGCGCGGTCACGGCAGATAGTACTACCTACTACACGGGCGGACTCGTGGGCGGCAACTCCGGCAGCGAGATCGCCGGCTGCTACGCAACTGGCGCGGTCATAGGGGGCGCCAATGCCAACATCATGGGCGGACTCGTGGGCAGCAACTACCAAGGTGCCATCAACGACTGCTACGCCATAGGCGACGTCACAGCAAGCGATGGTTCCTATGACGTGGGCGGACTCGTGGGCAACAACTACGAAGGTACCATCAACGACTGTTATGCCGCGGGCGACGTCACAGCAAGCGATGGTTCCTATGACATGGGCGGACTCGTGGGCAACAACTATTACGGTACCATCAACGACTGTTATGCCGCGGGTGACGTTACAGCAGGCGATGATTCCCAATCCATAGGCGGATTCGTAGGTTCGAATAACAGCCAGGTTACCAACTGCTACGCAATCGGAAGGGTCGACGGAACCCAAAATATCGGCGGATTCGTAGGGAATAATAACGCTGGCACGATCACCAACTGCTACTGGGATATGGATCGTTCCGAACAAACCGGCAGCGCCGGTGGTGAAGGGCGAATAACGGTACAAATGTCCTTTCCTTACGATACAACGACCTATGTGGGTTGGGATTTTGGCACAAATTGGACACCAGACCCCTGCTCAAAGTACAACAACGGATATCCCTTCTTAAGCAATATCCCTCCCCAAGCGGATGAAACAGGCCCCTTGTGCGATGATGGATTCGATTGCACCATAGATACATGCGACCCCGTAACAGGATGTGCACATATACCCGATGACACGTTATGCGATGACGGCGATGTATGCACGGAAGACATGTGTGATCCAGCAAGCGGATGTGTACATACGGATGTCGACTGTGACGACGGCATTGATTGCACCATAGATACATGCCTACCCTGGGTGGGATGCCAACACGCGGCTGATAGCAGTCGATGCGATGACGGCATCGCGTGCACCCTAGATATATGCGACCCCGCGACAGGGTGTATAAATACGCCAGATGATAACAAGTGCCCTGTGGGCTTTGTCTGCAATCCCGAACGAGGTTGCGAAGAACCTGCCGAGGGTGAAGAGCCCGTAGAAGGCGAAGAACCCGTAGAAGGTGAAGAACCGGTTGAGGGTGAGGGCGAAGGTGAAGCATCCGACGAAGGCGAAGAGGAAGGCGAAGAGGAAGATACGGATGAAGGCTGCGGTTGCTGCAAGTCTAACGATAAAATCTTGCCTTTACCCGAATTGCTGAAAAAAGGTCTCGGCGACTGGCTGCTCATAGGTATGAGTCTGATAGGACTTGCAGTCCTGTCGCGCCGCATAGGCTGAACGCTTCATTAATTGATCTCGTTGGGGCCGTCTCCATTGTGAGGCGGCCCCATTCTTATTGATGCGCGTGCGCCCACGCCGAGAGGCTCTACGGGATGGGTTTAAGGTGGGCTCATTGTCTTGAGTTGGGGATACGCAAAGAGCAGCGTTTCCGGAATCCGCTGTCTGAAGATACCGAATGATGCCTGCAATTCCAAAGCATTCGCCACCGCCTTACCCTGATAGTGATTGTTCGTGACAATATACAGGTCATTGACCTTCTGTTGCATTTCCATCACGCGATTCACCCAAGGGCTTAGCTCATCGGCCTTATACAAATAATTGTATCGTTCATCTCTGCCTGCTTTTTTTTCAAACCATGAGGTGCTATTCCTGCCGTGAAGCCGTACATAGGCAAAGGGAGCGGTTACTTCCGCCGTTGGTGGAATACAATCCTTCAAATCGGGCTGATCAATATTGCAAAAGGCGATATTTCGTGCGTGCAGCGCTTCGAAAAAAGAGGGCGCCATCCAAGAACGATGACGCATTTCAATGCATGTGGGTGTCCCTCGGAAGAGATCGGTAAGCTGCGCCAGATAATATCGTGCTGCCGGACTGCGCTTGAAACTCCAAGGGAATTGAAACAGCAGCGCGCCCAATTTCTCATGATCAATGAGAGGCTGAACACTTTCCAAAAATCGGGAAACACAAGCCTTATCCGGTTTGGAGCCCAGTTCGTGGGTAAGAACCGCCGGTGCTTTCACGGTAAAACGAAAGTTTGGATTACTGCTTGTTTGACGCAGCCATGAAAGAAAAGAAGAAGCGGGTACAGGCCGATACCACGTTACATTGATTTCGACCAGATCCATCCATTGACAGAGCAGCGCGAGTGGCTGCCGGCAGCCCTTCGGATAGACAATGCCTTTCCAATCGGCATAGGACCAGCCAGCCGTTCCGATAAACAATCGCTTCTGAGCAAAATTTGATAGGCTCTTCGTCTTCATGGCGCTATGATAGCATCCGACGCGGCTTCGACGACAGCCGATTCGTGGAGCAGCATCAGAAAAGAGGCCCTTTGATGGGGCCTCGTCTTAACGGGCGTCTAATTCCTCACAGACAGCTTTCATCAAAAGCGGCCATACGACCGTGGCGTCGGAGAGTACTTCGGCATATTGTCCGCCTTCGTCGGGATGGATGAATTTACCCCAGCTGACCCCTTCCGAATAGGTACAGCCGGATAAGCCACCCCAGTTTACCGGTTCGGGACACAGCCGCACACCATACTTAAACCGTATAGCGGGCAGTTCAACACCCAATCTATCGGCAGTAATATCGTAATAGGGTCCTACTTGCTGTGCCCAATTGCGCGGTACACCGCCGCCAACGGTAAAGATACCGAGGGTTTCTACTTTGCCGATAAAGCGGGCATAGGCCTGCAAATCGAGGAAAGGATTATAGGGCGGCACGGCGGTGAAGAGTTCATCGGGCGTAATAGCATCGGAGCTAGCCCTTTTCCGGAGCATTTTTTTCATGATCCACGTGGAGAAATCGAGACCCATCTCACTGTCCGTGAAGGCGGGAACAAAGACGGGAACTCCGTGCCGGTAGGCGCTGCGCAGAATGCCGGGCCCTTGGTCGAGTCGATCAAGCTCCTCGCCAACAGCACGACAAAATCGCGACGACGACCATACGCCGCCTTCGGGTTCATAAGCAGCGAGCACATCAGCGATCACCTCGCACACTTCGTTGAGATTGGCTTCCATCTCCAGCGTATCATAAACGCGGTTATAGCCTTTTTCAAAAAGTTCCTTATCGTCTACTGCCGGATTAACTGCGTAATGGGTCAAGCCGATGGATTCGGTCAATCCGTGTGCCATCAGCGCCCCTGTCGCGACGATGGCATGCACCATGCCGCGATCAATCATCTCACAGATAATTTTGCCTTGCTTTGCCACGGTCATGGCTCCGGAAAGGGTCAGCACCACCTTGCAGGAGGGATCCTGAATCATGGCAAGACACACTTCCAGCGCCTGACCGAGCTGGCGCCCGCCAAAAGACGTTAACGCCATGGCACGCACCAGCTCGGCACAAGACGATATGGAATTCAAATCAAGGCTTTTCAACGGTTGCAGACCGTCTTCACGCCCATCATGTAATTTGCGATCCATCATAGAAAAGAGTAAACCTTTAGGTTGCGCCTGTTAAAAGGCAAGCATCGGTTCACGGTTGAGGTAGGGGTCAATAGAGGAAAGTTCCTGCGTAGTGAAGCGGTCGACTTCGGTGACAGTCACATCACCGAGGTCAATTTCCTCCTGAATATAACGCAGGACATCGCGCGGATTCGTGCTTCCACAGGTGAACACGTCCATCGCGATCAGCCCCAGATCCGCATAGGTATGGGCGGAACAGTGGCTTTCGTCAAGCAGTACTACAGCTGTAAATCCGGGCGGTGAATCGTGACCGAATTTGTAACGCACCTGAGATACAACCGTTGCCCCGGCCCGCTCCGCCGCACGCGCCATCGCGTCCAGCACCCGCTTGTCATCGAGACAAAGCGTTCGAGCCACATTACGACAGTCCATTAATAGATGTCTACCCTTGTGCAACTCATACATCCTCCTACAATATGGAACTCTATCAAATACCGTTGAGTGCGCCCGCGAAATGCGGCACAAACGCAAGCACGGCTTTATAGCATCTAGACACACTCATCACACACAATGATGGTGGGGAAGTGCCGTATAGTACACCAAATACAAACGAAAGTCAACAAATTCAGCAGCTATT
The DNA window shown above is from Candidatus Hydrogenedentota bacterium and carries:
- a CDS encoding deoxyhypusine synthase family protein, translating into MMDRKLHDGREDGLQPLKSLDLNSISSCAELVRAMALTSFGGRQLGQALEVCLAMIQDPSCKVVLTLSGAMTVAKQGKIICEMIDRGMVHAIVATGALMAHGLTESIGLTHYAVNPAVDDKELFEKGYNRVYDTLEMEANLNEVCEVIADVLAAYEPEGGVWSSSRFCRAVGEELDRLDQGPGILRSAYRHGVPVFVPAFTDSEMGLDFSTWIMKKMLRKRASSDAITPDELFTAVPPYNPFLDLQAYARFIGKVETLGIFTVGGGVPRNWAQQVGPYYDITADRLGVELPAIRFKYGVRLCPEPVNWGGLSGCTYSEGVSWGKFIHPDEGGQYAEVLSDATVVWPLLMKAVCEELDAR
- a CDS encoding DUF72 domain-containing protein, with protein sequence MKTKSLSNFAQKRLFIGTAGWSYADWKGIVYPKGCRQPLALLCQWMDLVEINVTWYRPVPASSFLSWLRQTSSNPNFRFTVKAPAVLTHELGSKPDKACVSRFLESVQPLIDHEKLGALLFQFPWSFKRSPAARYYLAQLTDLFRGTPTCIEMRHRSWMAPSFFEALHARNIAFCNIDQPDLKDCIPPTAEVTAPFAYVRLHGRNSTSWFEKKAGRDERYNYLYKADELSPWVNRVMEMQQKVNDLYIVTNNHYQGKAVANALELQASFGIFRQRIPETLLFAYPQLKTMSPP
- the speD gene encoding adenosylmethionine decarboxylase; its protein translation is MARTLCLDDKRVLDAMARAAERAGATVVSQVRYKFGHDSPPGFTAVVLLDESHCSAHTYADLGLIAMDVFTCGSTNPRDVLRYIQEEIDLGDVTVTEVDRFTTQELSSIDPYLNREPMLAF